A DNA window from uncultured Methanoregula sp. contains the following coding sequences:
- the mtrE gene encoding tetrahydromethanopterin S-methyltransferase subunit E codes for MEHIVFGIGITALTGALATVAGAAEDTESNIGSQGDPNSQVQLAPQMGFLHRIFNKAVAGEPPAYGLWCALGAGLAWAFMAMQMNAVLAIVLGCILAVFVQGVYATTAYVGRTASLSKFGQPVYVDILKSMTTVTMAHAFIAIFCTVTLCYLINVALGHPFPLPLLGLIWGIALGAAGSATGNPYYGKERQYQNQKFGAGVPISASGNIVRYAEAGERNSIDNGWFTAKIGGSASGICFGLIVFLELWRTVLFEKVSAGWGAIIVGILMILIFTVVDRYIEVWARKNYGPYTAPKEADA; via the coding sequence ATGGAACATATTGTATTTGGCATTGGAATTACTGCATTGACAGGAGCTCTTGCCACTGTAGCCGGTGCTGCGGAAGATACTGAATCCAACATCGGATCTCAGGGAGACCCGAACTCACAGGTTCAGCTCGCACCGCAGATGGGATTCCTTCACCGCATCTTCAACAAGGCGGTAGCAGGAGAACCACCGGCATACGGCTTATGGTGTGCGCTGGGCGCAGGTCTCGCATGGGCATTTATGGCCATGCAGATGAACGCGGTCCTGGCAATCGTCCTTGGCTGTATACTCGCAGTCTTTGTGCAGGGCGTCTATGCAACAACCGCATACGTGGGCAGAACCGCAAGTCTGTCCAAGTTCGGGCAGCCGGTCTACGTGGACATCTTGAAGTCCATGACGACGGTTACCATGGCACATGCCTTTATCGCGATCTTCTGTACGGTGACACTCTGTTACCTGATCAACGTTGCACTGGGACACCCGTTCCCGCTGCCGCTGCTCGGTCTTATCTGGGGTATCGCACTCGGTGCAGCAGGATCCGCAACAGGCAACCCGTACTACGGAAAAGAACGCCAGTACCAGAACCAGAAGTTCGGTGCAGGTGTCCCCATCTCCGCATCGGGTAACATTGTCCGCTACGCAGAAGCAGGCGAGCGGAACTCAATCGACAACGGCTGGTTCACCGCCAAGATCGGCGGCTCGGCATCCGGTATCTGTTTTGGTCTGATTGTCTTCCTCGAACTCTGGCGTACCGTTCTCTTCGAGAAGGTCTCCGCCGGCTGGGGTGCAATCATCGTAGGCATACTCATGATCCTCATCTTCACGGTCGTTGACCGCTACATCGAGGTCTGGGCACGCAAGAACTACGGACCCTACACGGCACCCAAGGAGGCAGACGCATGA
- the mtrD gene encoding tetrahydromethanopterin S-methyltransferase subunit D, producing MSAVAAKPQAGGAINTGAMAVGVVMLLILLGIGFYVSPGVGFMALIGIVIGGILIGFGTHFVPVGGAPAAMGQAPGIATGVAMLAAGAGLAGLFGGAWAAAAGQSLIVVVVSGGIGGGLMMAITCMMVNFVYVFGMGIPAASGKVAKDPITGDTQAEYKSQGTEGHGLPFISFVGGVIGGILGGAGGTLIYVELLNLYQATLPAVMQITSAQVMPIAVSVAGMFAVGLFLVNAVLTAYNITGTIEGPHDPKFKRWPRSIVASAVASALCGLVAILIVVL from the coding sequence ATGAGCGCAGTTGCAGCAAAGCCCCAGGCGGGCGGCGCAATCAACACCGGCGCAATGGCAGTCGGCGTTGTGATGCTCCTGATCCTTCTCGGGATTGGTTTCTATGTATCCCCGGGAGTCGGCTTCATGGCCCTCATCGGTATCGTCATCGGCGGTATCCTGATCGGCTTCGGCACCCACTTCGTACCGGTCGGCGGTGCACCCGCAGCAATGGGACAGGCCCCCGGTATCGCAACAGGTGTCGCGATGCTCGCAGCTGGTGCAGGCCTTGCAGGTCTCTTCGGAGGCGCATGGGCAGCAGCAGCAGGACAGAGCCTGATTGTCGTAGTCGTCTCCGGCGGTATCGGCGGCGGACTGATGATGGCAATCACCTGTATGATGGTGAACTTCGTTTACGTCTTTGGCATGGGTATCCCCGCTGCATCCGGTAAGGTTGCAAAGGACCCGATCACCGGAGACACGCAGGCAGAATACAAATCCCAGGGCACTGAAGGTCACGGCCTCCCGTTCATCTCGTTCGTTGGCGGCGTGATCGGTGGTATCCTCGGAGGTGCCGGCGGTACTCTCATCTATGTCGAGCTGCTCAACCTTTACCAGGCAACGCTCCCGGCAGTCATGCAGATTACTTCCGCACAGGTCATGCCCATCGCAGTATCCGTTGCAGGTATGTTCGCAGTAGGTCTCTTCCTCGTGAATGCAGTGCTTACCGCATACAACATCACGGGAACCATCGAAGGACCCCACGACCCGAAGTTCAAGCGCTGGCCACGGTCAATCGTAGCATCCGCAGTCGCATCAGCCCTCTGCGGCCTTGTGGCGATCCTGATCGTCGTACTCTGA
- the mtrC gene encoding tetrahydromethanopterin S-methyltransferase subunit C — protein sequence MSVKVEVIEGGVPHQKILIAGLISTLVCIYLTYLNVLTNTEMFSFFGGLAVIAALIWGSHTIKVLCSYGIGTGVPSAGMIAFGSGVIAMLLATKFGILAPIVALVLAAIIGFILGYVSNNILNMKIPAMVQALTEMAIVGALSLMGFAALITGGFTFAGLTTGKISVMGMTLLTHQNSFLGGCLIAVAFLLGAIAIQHPFNATLGPGWKQDRMLMLTAECGFLSMLVAAVMSFAFVSIGSAVISLIIAIIGWLYTYQQYMVLSKRDAAAWLDSKPIPDVEGH from the coding sequence ATGTCAGTAAAAGTTGAAGTTATCGAAGGAGGCGTTCCGCACCAGAAGATCCTGATCGCGGGCCTCATCAGCACCCTCGTGTGCATCTACCTGACGTACCTCAATGTACTCACCAACACCGAGATGTTCTCATTCTTCGGTGGACTCGCGGTGATCGCTGCATTGATCTGGGGTAGCCACACCATCAAGGTGCTCTGCAGCTACGGTATCGGAACAGGTGTCCCGTCCGCAGGTATGATTGCATTCGGCTCTGGTGTCATCGCCATGCTGCTTGCAACCAAGTTCGGCATCCTCGCCCCCATCGTAGCACTCGTTCTTGCAGCCATCATCGGGTTCATCCTCGGGTATGTCTCCAACAACATCCTGAACATGAAGATCCCGGCCATGGTCCAGGCTCTCACCGAGATGGCAATTGTCGGCGCACTCTCCCTCATGGGATTTGCCGCACTCATCACCGGCGGGTTCACGTTCGCCGGCCTGACCACGGGCAAGATCAGCGTCATGGGTATGACACTCCTGACCCACCAGAACTCGTTCCTTGGCGGCTGCCTTATCGCTGTCGCATTCCTGCTCGGTGCAATCGCAATCCAGCACCCGTTCAACGCAACTCTTGGACCCGGCTGGAAACAGGACCGCATGCTCATGCTCACCGCTGAATGCGGGTTCCTCTCGATGCTCGTTGCAGCAGTCATGTCCTTTGCCTTTGTCAGCATCGGATCTGCCGTAATCTCGCTCATCATCGCCATCATCGGCTGGCTCTACACATACCAGCAGTACATGGTGCTCTCGAAGCGCGATGCAGCAGCCTGGCTCGACTCAAAGCCGATTCCGGATGTGGAGGGACACTGA
- the mtrB gene encoding tetrahydromethanopterin S-methyltransferase subunit B — protein MAYIQVLPEFGLVADPVAGIVTTAGESLSPVIEKVAILEATSDDLVNMLAGEGNLLASFPGRENGLAIGASINSFWYGIAVGLLIAGVIAFQLIKVH, from the coding sequence ATGGCATACATACAGGTACTCCCCGAGTTCGGCCTTGTGGCTGACCCCGTTGCGGGTATTGTAACCACCGCAGGGGAATCTCTCTCACCCGTCATCGAGAAGGTAGCAATCCTTGAAGCCACGAGCGACGATCTCGTCAACATGCTCGCGGGAGAAGGCAACCTGCTCGCATCGTTCCCGGGCAGAGAGAACGGACTTGCAATCGGTGCCAGCATCAACTCGTTCTGGTACGGTATTGCAGTCGGACTACTCATTGCAGGAGTCATTGCATTCCAGCTGATCAAGGTGCACTAA
- the mtrA gene encoding tetrahydromethanopterin S-methyltransferase subunit A has protein sequence MADKKSPASGWPLVKGDFHSGDANSPVAVVTMGSHLDEQGVCDAGAALCGSCKTENLGLEKVIANVIANPNIRFILLCGTEVKGHLSGQTLSALHKSGVKEGRVVGAEGAIPFIENLNDAAIKRFQEQVEIVNIMESEDMGAIKAKINELKAKDPGAFAADAIVVEVKEAAGGAEEATGEARPLSGEMALITARMKVIEKMVTDIGYRNKFAAGVYAGKIEGLMIGLIISFALVGFLMLG, from the coding sequence ATGGCAGACAAGAAATCACCAGCAAGTGGATGGCCGCTCGTCAAGGGAGACTTCCACTCAGGCGACGCAAACAGCCCCGTAGCTGTTGTCACCATGGGTTCACACCTCGATGAACAGGGCGTCTGCGATGCAGGCGCGGCTCTCTGCGGTTCCTGCAAGACCGAGAACCTCGGTCTCGAGAAGGTTATCGCCAACGTGATTGCCAACCCCAACATCAGGTTCATCCTGCTCTGCGGTACTGAAGTGAAAGGTCACCTTTCAGGACAGACCCTTTCAGCGCTCCACAAGAGCGGTGTCAAGGAAGGCAGAGTCGTCGGCGCAGAAGGCGCTATCCCATTCATCGAGAACCTCAACGATGCAGCTATCAAGCGCTTCCAGGAACAGGTTGAGATCGTCAACATCATGGAAAGCGAAGACATGGGTGCCATCAAGGCGAAGATCAACGAACTCAAGGCCAAAGACCCGGGTGCGTTCGCCGCTGATGCCATTGTCGTTGAAGTCAAAGAGGCGGCCGGTGGCGCAGAAGAAGCAACCGGAGAAGCACGCCCGCTGTCCGGTGAGATGGCACTTATTACGGCCCGCATGAAAGTCATCGAGAAGATGGTGACCGATATCGGGTACCGGAACAAGTTCGCCGCCGGGGTCTATGCAGGTAAGATCGAAGGCCTGATGATCGGTCTGATCATCTCGTTTGCCCTGGTCGGATTCTTAATGCTGGGGTGA
- a CDS encoding tetrahydromethanopterin S-methyltransferase subunit F, translating into MAEDAKSTGPIRMVAIDNMVENIRYKSQILARTNKIDSAVTATGLVGFVAGLLLAVILIVLPALLMG; encoded by the coding sequence ATGGCAGAAGACGCAAAATCAACAGGACCTATCAGGATGGTGGCTATCGACAACATGGTGGAGAACATCCGCTACAAGTCACAGATCCTTGCAAGGACCAACAAGATTGACTCGGCAGTCACTGCAACCGGGCTCGTCGGCTTCGTAGCCGGTCTGCTCCTCGCGGTGATCCTGATCGTACTGCCGGCATTACTTATGGGATGA
- the mtrA gene encoding tetrahydromethanopterin S-methyltransferase subunit A produces MADKKSPASGWPLVKGDFHSGDANSPVAVVTMGSHLDEQGVCDAGAALCGSCKTENLGLEKVIANVIANPNIRFILLCGTEVKGHLSGQTLSALHKSGVKEGRVVGAEGAIPFIENLNDAAIKRFQEQVEIVNIMESEDMGAIKAKINELKTRDPGAFAADAIVVEVKEAAGGAEVAAAGANPQFLEIEKRLDKIEKKLEFVDAEVAQRVGRKIGRDIGILYGLVAGITVFVMLLFLLQKLMTQV; encoded by the coding sequence ATGGCAGACAAGAAATCACCAGCAAGTGGATGGCCGCTCGTCAAGGGGGACTTCCATTCAGGCGACGCAAACAGCCCCGTAGCTGTTGTCACCATGGGTTCACACCTCGATGAACAGGGCGTCTGCGATGCAGGCGCGGCTCTCTGCGGTTCCTGCAAGACCGAGAACCTCGGTCTCGAGAAGGTTATCGCCAACGTGATTGCCAACCCCAACATCAGGTTCATCCTGCTCTGCGGTACTGAAGTGAAAGGTCACCTTTCAGGTCAGACCCTTTCAGCGCTCCACAAGAGCGGTGTCAAAGAGGGCAGAGTCGTCGGCGCTGAAGGGGCTATCCCTTTCATCGAGAACCTCAACGATGCAGCTATCAAGCGCTTCCAGGAACAGGTTGAGATCGTCAACATCATGGAAAGCGAAGACATGGGCGCCATCAAGGCGAAGATCAACGAACTCAAGACCCGGGACCCGGGCGCGTTCGCTGCTGACGCCATTGTCGTTGAAGTTAAGGAAGCCGCAGGCGGCGCAGAAGTTGCCGCTGCAGGTGCAAACCCACAGTTCCTCGAGATCGAGAAGAGACTCGACAAGATCGAGAAGAAACTCGAGTTCGTGGATGCGGAAGTTGCACAGCGGGTTGGACGAAAAATCGGGCGGGACATCGGTATCCTGTACGGCCTCGTAGCAGGTATAACCGTATTTGTGATGCTGCTGTTCCTTCTCCAGAAATTGATGACGCAGGTATAA
- the mtrH gene encoding tetrahydromethanopterin S-methyltransferase subunit H: MFRFEKEQSVWDFNGTKIGGQPGEYPTVLGASIFYNKHECVLDDHTGKIDKAKAEALWNRCQVLSDMTGVPHFIQIIAEYGVAFESYFSWFDSIDNKTAFLMDSSAPTALAHACKYVTEVGLANRAIYNSINGSIPPENIEALKNSDVDAAIVLAFNPGDPSVAGREKVLVEGGVAGQAKGMLAIAEECGIKRPILDTAATPLGLGSGGSYREILACKAIHGYPTGGAYHNMTVSWTWLKRWKGSKKTPSVLESGYAGKDVLKEQMCHHYLGGMEGIKQAAWSAPDIGCNMIASTLGADLIMYGPIENVEAMITAQAYTDITVLEATRQLGIECKSESHPIFKLI, encoded by the coding sequence ATGTTCAGATTCGAAAAAGAACAGAGTGTCTGGGACTTCAACGGCACCAAGATCGGAGGACAGCCCGGAGAGTACCCGACTGTCCTTGGTGCTTCTATCTTCTACAACAAGCACGAGTGCGTGCTTGACGACCACACGGGTAAGATCGACAAGGCAAAGGCAGAAGCCCTTTGGAACCGCTGTCAGGTCCTCTCGGACATGACCGGTGTTCCGCATTTCATCCAGATCATTGCGGAATATGGTGTAGCATTTGAGAGCTATTTCAGCTGGTTCGACTCAATCGACAACAAGACCGCGTTCCTGATGGACTCATCAGCCCCGACCGCACTTGCACACGCCTGCAAGTACGTTACGGAAGTCGGCCTTGCAAACCGTGCCATCTACAACTCGATCAACGGGTCAATCCCGCCCGAGAACATTGAGGCACTCAAGAACAGCGACGTCGACGCAGCCATCGTTCTCGCATTCAACCCCGGCGACCCGTCCGTTGCCGGCCGCGAGAAGGTGCTCGTTGAGGGTGGCGTTGCAGGTCAGGCAAAGGGTATGCTCGCTATCGCAGAAGAGTGCGGTATCAAGCGCCCGATCCTCGACACTGCAGCAACCCCGCTCGGCCTCGGAAGCGGCGGCTCGTACCGTGAGATCCTTGCCTGCAAGGCAATCCACGGCTACCCGACCGGTGGTGCATACCACAACATGACCGTCTCCTGGACCTGGCTCAAGCGCTGGAAGGGTTCCAAGAAGACCCCCTCGGTCCTGGAATCAGGATACGCAGGCAAGGATGTCCTCAAGGAGCAGATGTGCCACCACTACCTTGGCGGTATGGAAGGCATAAAGCAGGCCGCCTGGTCAGCACCCGATATCGGCTGCAACATGATTGCATCCACCCTCGGTGCAGACCTCATTATGTACGGACCTATCGAGAACGTCGAAGCAATGATCACGGCACAGGCCTACACGGACATCACCGTCCTTGAGGCAACCCGACAGCTCGGGATCGAGTGCAAATCAGAAAGCCACCCAATCTTTAAATTAATCTAA
- a CDS encoding tetratricopeptide repeat protein, translating into MDVPALLDKAHHQMKVGRYDDAIALYDTVLELNGNNTAALENKGKCYYYLGRHEDALATYDKAIAINPNLITVWFEKGYTLRKIHRHEDALVCFERALSIDPEYTFALANKGYSLNELGRYEEAIACFDTILENSPKNIRAMTSKGIALRELGRNEESLAVFDKALDLNPVNSFVWYNKAISLRNLGRSKEADECIKIVNLPRGPGRT; encoded by the coding sequence ATGGACGTACCTGCATTACTGGATAAAGCGCATCACCAGATGAAGGTCGGGCGCTACGATGACGCGATTGCCCTGTACGATACGGTTCTGGAGCTGAACGGCAACAATACCGCAGCGCTTGAGAACAAAGGCAAATGCTACTATTATCTCGGGCGGCACGAAGACGCCCTCGCAACCTACGACAAGGCCATTGCGATCAATCCGAATCTCATCACGGTCTGGTTCGAGAAAGGCTATACCCTGCGGAAGATCCACCGGCACGAAGATGCCCTTGTCTGCTTCGAACGGGCGCTCTCCATCGATCCGGAGTATACTTTTGCCCTTGCCAACAAGGGGTATTCCTTGAACGAGCTCGGGCGGTACGAGGAAGCTATCGCCTGCTTTGATACCATTCTGGAGAACAGCCCGAAGAATATCCGGGCCATGACCTCGAAAGGCATTGCCCTGCGGGAGCTGGGACGGAACGAGGAATCGCTTGCTGTTTTTGACAAAGCCCTCGATCTCAACCCGGTCAATTCCTTTGTCTGGTACAACAAGGCAATCTCCCTGCGCAATCTCGGGCGGTCCAAGGAGGCCGACGAGTGCATCAAGATAGTCAATCTCCCCCGGGGGCCCGGGAGAACATAA
- a CDS encoding rubredoxin, with the protein MVKTATQKKSPQARTAKPATAKKAVAAPKKAAAAPAKKNVTTAKKPVKKPAVKSPVKKAAAKKAGAVPARYRCKLCGYIYSPLRGEPHNGIPAGTEFDDLPDSYICPVCGQQGKGRIGKWGFEEWRPTRYICSVCSYVYDEKRGEPHRGIKPGTKFEDLPDDYTCPVCAIDPKIRVQFGKVFKQGFEPLYLG; encoded by the coding sequence ATGGTAAAGACCGCTACACAGAAGAAGAGTCCACAAGCCAGGACTGCAAAGCCGGCCACTGCAAAAAAAGCCGTTGCTGCCCCGAAAAAGGCTGCTGCCGCCCCGGCAAAGAAAAATGTAACGACTGCGAAGAAACCCGTCAAGAAACCGGCAGTGAAATCACCGGTGAAAAAGGCAGCAGCGAAAAAAGCTGGAGCGGTGCCCGCCCGGTACCGCTGCAAGCTCTGCGGGTACATCTACTCCCCCCTCCGGGGCGAACCGCACAACGGCATCCCTGCCGGCACGGAATTTGACGATCTCCCCGACAGCTATATCTGCCCGGTCTGCGGGCAGCAGGGCAAAGGCAGGATCGGCAAATGGGGTTTCGAGGAATGGCGCCCGACACGGTATATCTGTTCGGTATGCAGCTATGTTTACGATGAGAAGCGGGGCGAACCCCACCGGGGGATCAAGCCGGGGACAAAGTTTGAGGATCTCCCGGACGATTACACCTGCCCGGTCTGTGCCATCGATCCCAAGATCAGGGTACAGTTCGGGAAGGTCTTCAAACAGGGATTCGAACCTCTCTATCTCGGCTGA
- a CDS encoding MarC family protein: MQDLIPGIIYTFSALFVILDPLLSVPIFAAMTKGQTPVEIHKQAFIAVAVAGGLMYLFLIFNTTIFSILGLKLPAFQIAGGILLFLLGLQYALGVEFGHCKERANTAVGVVIGTPLLCGPGTITTVMLLSRDYGLLIPFIAITLALVATWLVLYFATTIQRILGDVVTDIMGKVLGMLVAAIAVQIIASGVIAYIKII, encoded by the coding sequence ATGCAGGACCTCATTCCCGGAATCATCTATACCTTCTCGGCCCTCTTTGTCATCCTTGATCCACTCCTGTCCGTGCCCATCTTTGCAGCCATGACCAAGGGGCAGACCCCTGTCGAGATCCACAAACAGGCTTTCATCGCAGTCGCCGTTGCCGGCGGGCTGATGTACCTCTTCCTCATCTTCAACACAACCATCTTCTCCATTCTCGGGCTGAAACTGCCGGCGTTCCAGATAGCCGGCGGGATACTTCTCTTCCTGCTGGGTCTCCAGTATGCTCTGGGAGTAGAGTTCGGGCATTGCAAGGAGCGGGCCAATACCGCCGTGGGTGTCGTCATCGGGACACCGCTCCTCTGCGGTCCCGGCACGATCACGACCGTGATGCTCCTCTCGCGCGACTACGGCCTTCTCATCCCGTTCATCGCGATCACCCTCGCCCTGGTGGCTACCTGGCTTGTGCTCTATTTTGCCACAACGATCCAGCGTATCCTGGGCGATGTTGTGACGGATATCATGGGAAAAGTGCTCGGGATGCTCGTTGCGGCGATAGCCGTCCAGATCATTGCATCGGGCGTAATCGCGTACATCAAGATCATCTGA
- a CDS encoding phosphatidylglycerol lysyltransferase domain-containing protein yields MLRAEDFKPVTLADRAFFEEHYARYPQMHSDNTFTNMVCWNHFAAYSYVYRDHNVILASTIDGVTRFRAPIGPRNPALLRSLIRLASDTSDNEPIVLIDPETALWMREVCPGINLVPDRDHFEYVYRSSDLAELPGKNYLTIRRQLSKFRRNCASAVEPITRDNWEEVKRFLIEWCEWKGCESGDPVLANEKDAVFFAIDHLDELPLKGLVIRVFSKIGAMSLFEPLNADTALVHFEKGLPDCEGIYKAINAETAVRLAPKFPYINRESDLGVEGLREAKMRYHPHHMVEVYSMKLDS; encoded by the coding sequence ATGCTCCGGGCAGAGGATTTCAAACCGGTGACGCTTGCCGACCGGGCTTTTTTCGAAGAGCATTATGCCCGGTATCCCCAGATGCACAGCGACAACACGTTCACGAACATGGTCTGCTGGAACCATTTTGCGGCATACTCGTATGTATACCGGGATCATAACGTCATACTTGCAAGTACGATCGACGGGGTAACCCGGTTCAGGGCGCCGATCGGCCCGCGGAACCCGGCACTGCTCCGGTCCCTGATCCGGCTGGCCTCGGATACCAGCGACAATGAGCCTATCGTGCTTATCGATCCGGAAACCGCTCTCTGGATGCGGGAAGTCTGTCCCGGCATCAACCTGGTGCCTGACCGGGACCATTTCGAGTACGTGTACCGGTCCTCCGATCTTGCCGAACTCCCCGGGAAGAATTACTTAACCATCCGCCGCCAGCTGAGCAAGTTCCGGCGCAACTGTGCCAGTGCTGTCGAACCCATAACCAGGGACAACTGGGAAGAGGTGAAGCGTTTCCTCATTGAATGGTGCGAGTGGAAAGGCTGCGAGAGCGGGGATCCGGTCCTTGCCAACGAGAAGGACGCTGTCTTTTTTGCCATCGATCATCTCGACGAACTTCCCCTCAAAGGACTGGTCATCAGGGTATTTTCCAAGATTGGAGCCATGTCGCTCTTCGAGCCGCTCAATGCCGACACGGCGCTCGTCCATTTTGAGAAAGGATTGCCGGACTGCGAAGGGATTTACAAGGCGATCAATGCCGAGACGGCAGTCCGGCTTGCCCCGAAGTTCCCGTACATCAACCGCGAGAGCGATCTCGGGGTTGAAGGTCTCCGGGAGGCCAAGATGCGCTACCATCCGCACCATATGGTGGAAGTCTACTCGATGAAACTGGATTCCTGA
- a CDS encoding GNAT family N-acetyltransferase, giving the protein MGEIEIQCVQSWNADEIVDLYRAGGWWKEEYDPAEIPRLMRGSFVFAVAVDRATGRAVGMGRVISDGVSDGYVQDLVVLPRFRKLGVGARLLAALVQNCRQSGVTWIGLVAEPGTDRFYKPLGFLPLEGYVPLLLQGDD; this is encoded by the coding sequence ATGGGTGAAATCGAAATCCAGTGCGTGCAGTCCTGGAATGCGGACGAGATCGTGGATCTCTACCGGGCCGGGGGATGGTGGAAAGAAGAGTATGATCCCGCGGAGATCCCGCGGCTGATGAGGGGGAGTTTTGTTTTTGCCGTTGCTGTTGACCGGGCAACCGGCAGGGCTGTTGGTATGGGACGGGTGATCTCGGACGGGGTCTCTGACGGTTATGTTCAGGATCTTGTCGTTCTTCCCCGGTTCCGGAAGCTGGGAGTCGGGGCCAGGCTCCTCGCAGCCCTTGTGCAGAACTGCCGGCAGTCCGGTGTTACCTGGATCGGGCTTGTTGCCGAACCCGGCACCGATCGCTTCTACAAACCGCTGGGGTTCCTTCCCCTCGAGGGGTATGTTCCGCTTCTCCTGCAGGGTGATGACTGA
- a CDS encoding (d)CMP kinase: MRITVSGLPGSGTTSLSRYLAQRHGFEMISAGEVFRQLAREHNMELAEFGRLAEEDSSYDKMIDARQKEIAESRDNIIVEGRLSGWMVPGADLKIWLYAPIDCRIQRIAFRDQVTDENTAKDLTLEREACEAGRYRSYYNIDINDLFIYHMVLNSGHWGVEGLGSIVDSAIAQLKN, translated from the coding sequence ATGCGGATCACCGTGAGCGGGTTGCCCGGAAGCGGGACAACCTCCCTCTCACGGTATCTTGCACAGCGCCACGGGTTTGAGATGATCTCCGCTGGCGAGGTCTTTCGCCAGCTGGCAAGGGAGCACAACATGGAGCTGGCCGAGTTCGGCCGCCTTGCCGAGGAAGATTCCTCGTATGACAAGATGATCGATGCCCGGCAGAAAGAGATCGCCGAATCCCGGGACAATATCATTGTGGAAGGTCGGCTTTCCGGCTGGATGGTGCCGGGGGCCGATCTCAAGATCTGGCTGTATGCACCTATCGACTGCCGCATCCAGCGGATCGCGTTCCGCGACCAGGTGACCGATGAAAACACGGCAAAAGACTTAACTCTCGAACGCGAAGCCTGCGAGGCCGGGCGGTACCGCTCTTATTACAATATCGACATCAACGATCTCTTCATCTATCACATGGTCCTCAACTCCGGTCACTGGGGTGTGGAAGGCCTGGGATCGATTGTTGATTCTGCCATTGCGCAGCTCAAAAACTGA
- a CDS encoding EMC3/TMCO1 family protein produces the protein MDLGKIWDKYGMYIALVIMMLMMVSYSIEWLRVGVGKGIDTTLAPAVDTFGIPFFILIVILSAFTGLYSSIIQKYTIDYDRMTESQERMKEFQKEYREAQLSQDEKRIKKLEAKRDRVMKDQLEMSQQQFKPMAYILVLTVPIFFWLLFRLSEVHTTITMPYLGTHSLTDAVIWVIPAWIFWYMICSITLSQVIRKSLNIGGL, from the coding sequence ATGGATCTTGGGAAAATCTGGGATAAATACGGCATGTACATTGCCCTCGTCATAATGATGCTGATGATGGTCTCGTACAGTATCGAGTGGCTGAGGGTCGGCGTGGGCAAAGGCATAGATACAACTCTTGCCCCTGCTGTAGATACGTTTGGTATCCCGTTCTTCATCCTGATTGTAATCCTGTCGGCATTCACCGGCCTGTACTCCTCTATTATCCAGAAGTACACGATCGATTACGACCGGATGACCGAATCGCAGGAACGGATGAAGGAGTTCCAGAAGGAATACCGGGAAGCCCAGCTCTCCCAGGATGAGAAACGCATCAAGAAACTGGAAGCAAAGAGGGATCGGGTCATGAAGGATCAGCTGGAGATGTCCCAGCAGCAGTTCAAGCCCATGGCCTATATCCTGGTCCTGACCGTCCCCATCTTTTTCTGGCTCCTCTTCCGGCTTTCGGAAGTTCATACCACGATAACCATGCCGTACCTTGGCACGCATTCCCTTACGGATGCCGTCATCTGGGTCATCCCGGCATGGATCTTCTGGTACATGATCTGTTCGATCACCTTGAGCCAGGTGATCCGGAAATCCCTCAACATCGGGGGCCTCTGA